In Candidatus Berkelbacteria bacterium, the following are encoded in one genomic region:
- a CDS encoding YbaB/EbfC family nucleoid-associated protein gives MALPSFGQMKDMYQLQKKAKDVQKQLKNLEIEARSTDGTVGVIVNGEMKIVEITIADEALDAGNKNQLESNLKDTIGQAMAKAQSESAARLQPILKDFNFPGM, from the coding sequence ATGGCATTACCAAGTTTCGGACAAATGAAAGACATGTACCAATTGCAGAAAAAGGCAAAGGATGTACAGAAACAACTCAAAAATTTAGAGATCGAAGCCCGCTCCACTGACGGTACTGTTGGCGTCATCGTGAACGGTGAGATGAAAATAGTCGAGATAACTATCGCCGATGAGGCGCTCGACGCTGGCAATAAAAATCAGCTTGAAAGCAACCTTAAAGACACGATCGGCCAAGCGATGGCCAAAGCGCAGAGCGAGTCCGCCGCGCGTTTACAGCCGATCTTAAAAGACTTCAACTTCCCAGGTATGTAA
- a CDS encoding aminoacyl-tRNA hydrolase produces MKAIIGLGNPGRKYDRTRHNIGFRIVEALVHKLHGEFNEGGYIPAQYFKSGDVEILKPLTYVNESGVVANKIKQKHGLDHEDIWVIHDDVEIPFGEVRVKLGGSSGGHNGIKSIDEAIGPEYWRIRVGVGRDAKFVELADYVLAPFTEEEEKELGSVIDRVVSYLIQSIDEQNLSAITFNAKEKHQDSTGR; encoded by the coding sequence ATGAAAGCAATAATTGGCTTAGGCAATCCTGGCCGTAAGTACGACAGAACCCGTCACAACATCGGTTTCCGGATTGTTGAGGCTTTAGTTCACAAACTCCACGGGGAATTTAACGAGGGTGGTTATATACCGGCCCAATATTTCAAGAGTGGCGACGTTGAGATTTTGAAGCCGCTCACCTACGTTAACGAATCGGGAGTTGTCGCAAATAAAATCAAACAAAAGCACGGCTTAGACCACGAGGATATTTGGGTCATCCACGATGACGTCGAAATTCCTTTTGGCGAAGTTCGCGTGAAACTTGGCGGCTCAAGTGGAGGGCACAACGGTATTAAATCCATCGACGAGGCAATCGGCCCGGAATATTGGCGGATTCGTGTTGGTGTTGGCAGGGACGCGAAATTTGTAGAATTAGCTGATTACGTCTTGGCGCCGTTTACGGAGGAGGAAGAAAAAGAGTTAGGCTCTGTCATTGACCGAGTGGTTTCCTACCTGATACAATCAATTGACGAACAAAATCTATCAGCGATAACATTCAATGCCAAAGAAAAACACCAAGACAGTACAGGACGATAA
- the prfB gene encoding peptide chain release factor 2 produces the protein MATDDRKKELDAILDISSKRERMAAIQQEMADPKFWEDHERAAKTAQELKHLDDIILRFDLAETEAELEELEDEATYTGAHDNSSAFLSVHAGSGGTEAQDWAEMLLRMYMRYAEKADCKVQLLDRVEGEEAGIKNATLFIQCFRAYGRLKGENGTHRLVRISPFDSDKARHTSFALVEVVPEIERSELAIKPDELKIDVYRAGGHGGQGVNTTDSAVRLTHLPTGIVVTCQNERSQLQNKNQALKILQGKLQLLDDEKHRAEEQKHRGEPVLASWGNQIRSYVLQPYQLVKDLRSGYETSAVQDILDGEIEPFLEAYRKHVAQGKINYR, from the coding sequence ATGGCCACTGACGATCGCAAAAAAGAACTGGACGCAATTTTAGATATCTCATCCAAGCGTGAACGGATGGCGGCAATTCAGCAGGAAATGGCCGATCCTAAATTCTGGGAGGATCACGAACGTGCTGCCAAGACCGCGCAAGAGCTGAAACATTTAGACGATATTATCTTGCGGTTTGATCTGGCAGAAACAGAAGCTGAGCTTGAGGAACTTGAGGATGAAGCAACGTACACAGGCGCCCATGACAATTCTTCAGCTTTCTTGTCGGTTCACGCCGGCTCCGGCGGTACCGAAGCTCAGGACTGGGCTGAAATGCTCTTGCGAATGTACATGCGATACGCCGAAAAAGCTGACTGCAAAGTTCAACTGCTTGATCGTGTCGAAGGCGAGGAGGCCGGCATTAAAAACGCGACCCTTTTCATTCAGTGTTTCCGAGCGTATGGGCGGCTTAAAGGCGAAAATGGCACGCATCGTTTGGTTCGCATTAGTCCATTTGATTCCGATAAGGCCAGGCACACCTCGTTTGCCTTAGTCGAAGTAGTACCTGAAATTGAGCGCAGCGAATTAGCGATCAAACCGGATGAATTAAAGATCGATGTTTACCGAGCTGGTGGTCACGGCGGACAGGGCGTTAACACTACTGACTCAGCCGTACGCTTGACTCACCTTCCGACGGGGATCGTTGTGACGTGCCAGAACGAACGGTCTCAGCTTCAAAACAAAAACCAGGCCTTAAAAATTCTACAAGGTAAACTACAACTGCTCGACGACGAGAAGCACCGAGCTGAAGAACAAAAGCATCGCGGCGAACCCGTCTTAGCTTCATGGGGCAACCAAATCCGTTCTTACGTCTTACAGCCGTATCAGTTGGTTAAGGATCTGCGGAGTGGCTACGAGACTTCGGCGGTGCAAGATATCTTGGACGGCGAGATCGAGCCTTTCCTCGAGGCCTACCGAAAGCACGTCGCACAAGGTAAAATCAATTACAGGTAG